The window aacattttcataTAATATTCAATTACATCTAGTATATCAGATGTCTTGAACGGCTTTTTAATTTGACCATTTGGTTCTGCAAGCATACTTTATGTGAATCATACGAACAGGACATAGTATAATCACGCATTCAGCTGACACAAATGAGTTTATCTCGGTTAACGTCAAcctctaaaaagtaaaatcacaaaactactgaacttcaaggaaaattcaaacggaaagtctctaatcaaatggcaaaattaaaagcttaacgcttcaaatgaatggataacaactgtaatattcctgacgtggtacagacattttttaaaaaagaaaatggtggattgaacctggttttatagctagctaaacctctcacttgtatgacagtcgcaaaacattccatgatattgacaacgatgcgtgaacaaaacaaataaacataataggcaaaaatgacaaaaatacaacgGTTAACAtgagttataatcttaatcacttaaaaaaaaacacaaaaaaaacaacatacaaatattttaacaaaattatactGTGGACGTTGTAATATGATCATAATTTATGAAGATTTGGtttgtttgccaatgagacaacgatcAACCAAAGTGCACATGAATTgaatgtaagcaactataggcaaccgcacggccttcaacaatgaaaaacccATATTGCATAGTCGGCTCTGACATAAAATAATATGACACATTAACAATTCGACagtgaaaactaacggcctacatgttattttgacaaaataatttccgaaaaataaatatgaatacatAAAGGACAACCATTTAACTACACGCTCCTTACTTGAGACAagcacataaataatgtggcggtgttaacaTGTTTTTAAGCTCTCAGTCCTCCCCTAGCTAATTGGGTCTTTTGATGGAGCATTGCTTTTAATTAATTGTCGTAGGATATACTGGTATAATTATACTGAAATCAGCACTTCAAAGAAAGAAATTTGAAGATCCTGATTTGATTTTTCAGTGAGTAGATAATGTAGATTACATAGATAATGTCCAGGTAATCGTAGTTCTTGAGTAAAATTGATAtcatattgttttatcatttggttTCATCCAAAGGCCGTTTAATCTCAGGgtgaagttttattttaaagtcgTTATAAAGACATAGCTAATTTGTTATAAAGACTCCAATTTACCTTACTTAACTCGGTGTATTTGCTTGAAATATTTCACATTTGGTCATATCGtgtcattttatatatttgactttatggtatgggttttgatcATTATGTTGATCATCCCGCCATTTATAATCTGTTCATATAATATATAGCTTATTCATTCTATAACTTACTGATTATAAAAAGAGTACTAAAAGTCAGAATTGCTTTTACCAGAATACACAGTTTATCTGTTTATGTTATTGCATCATCATGTTCTCTTGTGTTAACAAGGTGATTATATTAACACTTATCTCCACTCTAAGCGCAACAAAAATGTGACAGTTTTTGTTTGAGTCAGTGCAACCCGGAACATATATAAACAGTATATTATTTCTTTTGATGAGGTAATAAATAAGCAAATGACACCTATCATGATAAATCTTAGTAATAAACTGTTAATAAATTCTTTTTACTTTTATGGTATTAAAAAAGTCTTCACACATGACAAACTTGAAAACAAACACTGAATTTACAAGGTCAAAATACTGTACATTTTCTAATAGGAAAGTACGGATAAACACTGTATTGATACCCTTTGCTGTTGTCGTTCATCTTACTGGAACGCTTCCAACAACAACATTAAACCTGTTTTACTTATctatgtcattttcttttttttctcataaaatgacatttttttacaCATCCTATCAAAAGAATGAAGTGGCTGCAGATTTCAAGTCAATTTGTGCCTGCATGTTCTTCTGTTCGTCCATTCGTTATATACATTATATGTCCTCCCTTTTAGGTTGTCATGATATTGCATGGTACTTGAGTTGTGTTTACTGAGTGAGCAATGGCTATAATGGTCTttgaattgaaaatgaaattgaaaatggaaatggggaatgtgtcaaagggataacaccccgaccaaagagcagaagaTAGCTCAGGGCAATCAATGCTTCTTCAACACAGCGGAAAATTCCGCATTCAGTGGCAACACATGTTAAGCAGGTCATTAATATAACTAAAGCCGTATGCATTTGTAACATTTGTCAGCATAATACTATCAATTTTCATTTGACGTAAGACTTTTCATAGAGATGTTTCAACCTAATTGTACCTCGGTATAATTATACTAATCAACATAAGGatcattttcttctttttttagagAGAGATACAACCTTCCcaatgtgataaaaaaaagtaaaattacaaagaaaaaagaactccaacgaaaattcaaaacggaaattatCTTACCATATGTCAAAATCAGCAGCTCAAGCACATTAAAGAAAAAAGATGCAATTGTTTGACTGTGTTGTGAAAATTAATAAGTGACAATCAATGTCCGCTAGGAATTGGGATCCGACGACAAATCAACAGTCTCCTTTAATGAGAGTTTCGCAGCAACGTTACAACAATATATAGGGTTTATTGGTGGCCTGATTCAAAGAATTATTTTTCGCTTTTTCCAACTTTTCGTCAACTTTTTCGGTGCCCGTCTTTTCCTATAAAAATTGACCATCTTTGAAAAGTCAACCTTTGTTGGTGTCATTTTTTTCGCCTTTCTTCTCGTTCTGGATATgaaagaaaatacttttaaaatggaCGTTTTCTGAATGATAATCAATTAACTGCGATTAATGATATTGAGAGTCCTGAGTGTGTTTcttatacatgtaacataaaatTGTTGACAATGTATGATATTTACGACCAAGGCCTTCCAATtactacaaaacatatataataaatacaaaatgcacaattaatttataaataatactgttttcCCGTTAAGTCAATGTACATGCAGCAGACTTAATAATTTTCTTCAAGTTTGAGGCGTACATCGTAAAATACCAAAACCCTGAAGTGTTTAGAAAGATTTGAGTTCAGACATTGTTTAGTGCAGTACATAAGTTTTGCAGAATTTGCAAATTGCAAATCAATTTTACTTTCTCTATTTTACTTTCTTATGCAACATGTCTGTGCAAgtatttagaattttcctcgatttattttattttcagtgtcCGGATCTAAGTTTTAACATCTGTATCGACTACTATAGACTAAGTACTAAGCTCACACCGCACAACTGTTTCTAATATTTTTGAAAGGTATTATTCGTGCTAGCTATCGCCATTAGAAATTaagacaaattaaaaatttgaaataacttTCTAATTTCgtagtattatatatttttcgTGTATAACCTCGATTCTTTATGATACGACAGAGAACATCTCAGATGTACATTACGGGCAAATGTGAATTGAAAAAAAGTGACTATAAATATCATATTTCtagtttaaaaaacatatattCGTGATATATTGTGAATTTTTAGATAAAAAGGAacgttacaaaatgtcaaaatatcagcTTTTATTACCCTTTCAAAAACTGTAAAAGGCTTGGTGGGCTTCTTTTTACATACTCAGGTGTTTGAGGAGATATAGTATTGTATTCCttctttatatcataaaatataatatgatCTTCGCCAGCTTTGTGGCTGTTAGATGTCTTGACCtgcaaacattaaaatataatagACAACTTAGAATAAATAAGATATGTGTTAGTGACCATCGCAATAATTTTATCGATTGATCGTTTGATTGTTAGCATTTAACGCACATTTAAGTGATCTCAGCTATAGCATGGCGTTCAGTTTTTAATAATGGAGAAACTCAGAGTGCCCTGAGAAAATCAACGGCATTTGACAGGAACACTTGCAATCATATAGTAAATTGAAATAGGAGTCGAATTCACAAACTCAGAGCTAGCAGGCTTTTAAGAAATTTATATACATTACATGTATCTAAGTAAACGAAAAagtttttttgaattttcagaCATGACTGGATCTGAATCAACTACAAATGCCGGGGGAGATCTCATGTACTCTGGTAATCAGTTATGTATCTTTTAGGTGATACCATATCACATTACGTCATTATCATCCAATAGGGCATTTGATACTCTGTTGTGTGTTAAATTTAATCATATTAagtgaaaaaaacattattaaaaccAAACGTAACACCACTTTATAGATATAATCAAAATTGTCGACGCATTCcttgtaacaaatatattttttaaggtATACAACTGAAATCTTCCCCCTTCACCTCCCTCAACAGTCTCTTCCATAAACATATGTTGATCGTGACATGTAATTTTTGGTCctcattatttgatttttttgaaattcaaaagttATACTTAATAATCTTCTACTAATGGGGTATACATCGGTCACAGTTGGTTCGATATGTACTTGGTTGCAGTAAcgtttcaaatttcaataaacgCAATATGATCAATGCTTAAACATTTATAACAGGATAGAAATATAATAAATTGCTTTTATCACAGATATAGATATAAAGTTATTAAACGGAATACAATAAATATactaaaaacatacattttataacatttgatatttttttgcatGAAGCTTTTCAAATTATGAtataacaataattattgtttaCATCCTCGTGGTTTGGTATTTGAcgagatgttaacttatacaaaTGTACAAATCTTTTGAGATGGGTTTATTTTCTAATGAAAGTGATGTTGTCCTCCTAAATTATCATGGAACCATATGTTGTGTAGCACAATTTATATGTACAAGTTAGGGAATGtccttttgttttttctttctttcttaatAGACCTcagaaaatgataaaacaaaaatacttttGTTGTTCAATTATAAGGCTGAGTTATGGTTTGAAACAAGAACCACATGATGTCTGACCTTTCTGTTTTGAATCACGGTTGCTGTTGCTGTAGCTCATGTTCTTGGTTCTTCCTGTGTTTTTTGTGACATTAATATGGCTGGGTTAGAGTGCAGGATGCATGGTTTGATTTAAAGAATTTAAAGGTACGTTTAAAATGCTTTTAGTAATTGTATTCAAATCTTTCTATATACAGTGTATACTTTAAAAGAATTGTcaactgttttaaaaatgtgtaagtGTCAGCAGGCTGAACACAAATACACTATCGCAATTTgatctcatttttcaaatttagacatgaaaaagacaaaatatgCTAGATAAAAACTTCATATTCATCAGACTAATTCTGGTTCAATACACACACATAATAAGTAGCACAAATGCTAAACTCAGTCataaataatgataaattatGGAAAGATAATTAACCTTCTACTATGTCATTTGACAAAAATGCGTATGCGTAtacgagagagaaaaaaatcagattgataGTTTCTTGCTTAATGTCcattgtcaaatatttcatggaaTGCCATGACGATAATAAATTGACATAATGATCGGTGCTTccaatatagatatatttttcaGCGTTTCGCAGTATAGCGGAAAAATACTGTCTTAAAGTTTCTGTTATATTTTGTATGGGTCAATGATATATGATTCGATAGGTCAGGTGACCTTATGTTTTGttatgtaaatttgtttttcGCGGGTTCGTGAAAAAATTGTCTAGGTGGTCATTCTAGCCGTAGACATCGTATAGTTAAAATGTCGGAGCCGGTACAGCTAGATTCTTTGATTAAACAGCGTGTGCAAGAAGCTGTTTCAACCGCACAGAATGATATTGTGCATCACATGGACAGGATTATCAAAAGCAGTTTTGACGCTTTCCAAAAGTCGACGAACGAAAATCAACGACAACTGTCAGAAACACAACTTGCTAAGATTGAGGAGATGAATTCGGACAATTATGTGTTTAAAAGGAAAGGGAATGAAGAACAATTTAAAGTCAATTCCAAAGTTGCCAATAAGATGAAGGAAGCTAGATGTTTTCTGAGGGAAGACCCGGAGCAAACCGAACAGACCCAAAAGGCAGCACAAAGTATCAGTGAAGGTTTGGATATTTTACGGCATAGACAAAAATTAGTTAAATTGGCAGATCAATCTGAAAGTGGCTGGAAAACAGTGACAGAATACGAAACTCATAGTCTGGCCGACGACTCTGAAGATGAGAAACGAATCATCAGAGCCGAAAACAAAGCTGCACGTAAAATAAAGAACGAGAAACAAAGTAAACAACATAGATCAACCCCTTACAGTACCTCTCAGTCGTCGAGATTTAATTCCAACGCACCTAGAAATAATGTTCCAGTTCAACGCCCAGGGAAATGTTATGAGTGTGGTATTCCCGGACACTGGAGGGTAGACCATCAAACTGGTGCTTTTGGTGCAACTATGCAAAGAAACAAGATTGACAAGATaagtaaaaatgtaaatagtttTGATAAAACTGTAGAAAACTTTGATAGTTTTGACAAAAGCACAATTGAAAAAGATACGCATTCACAATTCGTCAAGCTTGAACACACATGTAAAAGTACAAAGGTGAACTCTAACGATTCACCGGTAAACAGGTTACGCAATGCGTACACTTATTGGCAAAGTATTAATGCAAACGACTATATTCTTAGTATTATTAGAGATGGTTACAAAATTCCGTTTTATACAGAACCTGAAAGCTGTAGTTTAAGGAACAATAAGACGGCATTTGATAATGCAGAGTTTGTTGAATCCGAGATTACTAAGTTAATTAGTCGGGGTTGTATATCTCAAGTATCCGAGTTACCTAAAGTAGTCAATCCTCTCACAGTTGCGAGGAATAAAGAAAAATTCAGACTTGTTCTTGACTGCAGGCATATAAACCCCCACTTACACAAATTTAGGTTCAAATATGAAGATGCTGTTGAAGCTAGTCATATGTTCGAAAAGGGGGACTATCTATTTACATACGATCTTCGATCGGCATATCAtcatattgaaatatttgaagatcACAAAACGTACTTAGGTTTCAGTTGGTTTCATGAACatgaaaaagtaacaaaataCTACGTTTTTAACGTATTACCTTTTGGTATAAGTACAGCAGGATACATATTTACAAAGGTTGTTAGAtgcattgtaaaatatttaagagACCAAGGATTACAGATTATAATGTATCTTGATGATGGCATAGGTGGGGCAAGTGAAATTAGTAAGGCTAATTTCTGTAGCTTAACTGTACGTTATGCTTTAAGGTCGGCTGGTTTTTTAATTGCCGAAGAAAAGTGTAGTTGGGAACCAAGTCAATCAGTTACTTGGTTAGGTTTGGTGTGGGACATGAAAGATGGTATTGTTTATGTGACAGAAACTAGATTGAATAAGTTGAAAGATACGCTGAATGTGATTATTCACAGGTTGGGAAAAGGTGAAATAAAAGTAACAGCCAGGTTTTTGGCGTCCATTATTGGACAGATTATTTCTATGCAAGGGGCAATGGGCCCAGTAGTACGATTGCGTACAAGGAGTATGTACGATTGCTTATTGTATAGAGCAAGTTGGAACGCTCCTGTGCTTTTGAATAGCAAAGCATTAGATGAAATTGTTTTCTGGAAGGAAAACGTAGCCATACTGAATGGCAGAGATTTGAGTATAGTGGAACAGTACTCTTGCATTGTTTACAGTGATGCCTCCGGTATAGGTTTCGGAGGGTATGCTGTCAGTATCAGTAATACCGAAGTTATGGGTAGTTGGAATTCAGTAGAAAGTTTGAAAAGCTCCACATGGAGAGAGTTAGAAGCGGTATATAGAGTTTTGTTGTCATTACTAGTAACATTACAAGGTGAAACTATTAAGTGGTATACtgataatcaaaatattgtttacattattaAGCAAGGTAGTAAAAAGGGCGATCTACAATTAATCGCTATCAAGATAGCCAATGTATGCAAGCTTAACAATATTGTATTATTACCACAGTGGGTACCAAGAGAGGAAAACGTTAAGGCTGATCAGATCAGTAAAAGTGTAGACTGCGATGACTGGGGAATAGACCCAGAAGTGTATTCAGTTCTAGATAATTTGTGGGGTCCTCATACGGTAGATCGATTTGCATCAGATTATAATACAAAATGTTTGGTCTTCAACTCTAAGCACTGGTGTCCTAATACTTCAGGTATTAATGCTTTTGATCAAGATTGGAAAAACGAAATTAATTGGATTGTACCCCCACCTTCACTTGTTTCCAAATGTATTCAAAAAATGAGACAAGAAAAATCTATCGGTACACTAATTGTTCCATACTGGAGGTCAGCTCCTTTTTGGCCAATTTTAAACGTTGGTATTGAAGGTTCGCAAACATTTGCGAGTTTTGTAGGAGACAGCAGAGTGTTGTCATCAAGTGTAGTTATAAGAGGAAGAGGAAAGAACGGATTATTCGGAAAGACAGATACAAATTTCAGTATGTTGGCACTTAAAATTAGATTTTAGATATTTatcattatatttgttttttaggGATCGGGTTAAAATGTACCATTCAGAAAGAGATTTCACAGTGTGGAGCGATCTCAGAAAATTTCACTCAACTTGGTGGGAAAATGGAAGAGTACTTGTTACATTCACATAGCAGCAACAccaatagtaaatatttttattcttttaaacgTTGGGAACAGTTTATATCTAAAGAAGGAGGAAAATCTATTCCCGCTTCTCCAATTCACGTCGCTTTATATTTAACTCATTTACTGGATAAAGGATCGTCAAAAAGTGTAGTGCAATCTGCCGTTTACGGGATCAAGTGGGCGCATAACATTCAAGGAATTCAAGATCCGACAACAAATTCTTTCGTTGTGAATTTAATGGAAGCTGCAAAACGACAACCACACAGACCGAGAGTGAAAAAAGATCACATTACCgtagatgttttgataaatttatgTTCTAAGTACAAAGATTGTAATGATTTACTTGTTATACGGGATTTAACTATGATTATTTTATGTTTTGCTGGTTTTCTTCGTTATGATGAAATAAGCAGTATTCGTTGTAAGGATATAGTTTTCAAAGATGATCATTTTTTAATCAAGATATTTAAGAGTAAAACTGACCAATATAGATTAGGTGACGAAATTGTCATTTGTAAAGGAGAGTCAATTGCTTGTCcatatttattattgaaaaagtATTTTCAATTAGCTATGATTAATTCTGAATCAGAAAACTTTTTATTTAGACCAATTTTCAGATCAAAACAAGTTTgttcattaatatataaaaataaacggTTAAGCTATACCAGAGCTAGAGAATGTATAGTTTCTAGGTTAAAAAGTATTTGTCCTGATTTAAACATTGGTTTGCATTCCTTGAGAGCAGGTGGGGCTACTGCAGCCGCCAATTCAGATGTTAACGAACGTTGTTGGAAACGACACGGTCGGTGGAAAAGCGACACTGCTAAAGATGGTTACGTGGCCGATTCACTTGATCATCGGCTTCAGGTTACGAAAAAACTTGGTTTGTGAATGTTTAGGGTTTGAATTTTTTATTCTGATTTATGT of the Mytilus galloprovincialis chromosome 8, xbMytGall1.hap1.1, whole genome shotgun sequence genome contains:
- the LOC143085025 gene encoding integrase/recombinase xerD homolog, which gives rise to MEEYLLHSHSSNTNSKYFYSFKRWEQFISKEGGKSIPASPIHVALYLTHLLDKGSSKSVVQSAVYGIKWAHNIQGIQDPTTNSFVVNLMEAAKRQPHRPRVKKDHITVDVLINLCSKYKDCNDLLVIRDLTMIILCFAGFLRYDEISSIRCKDIVFKDDHFLIKIFKSKTDQYRLGDEIVICKGESIACPYLLLKKYFQLAMINSESENFLFRPIFRSKQVCSLIYKNKRLSYTRARECIVSRLKSICPDLNIGLHSLRAGGATAAANSDVNERCWKRHGRWKSDTAKDGYVADSLDHRLQVTKKLGL
- the LOC143042960 gene encoding uncharacterized protein LOC143042960 — protein: MQRNKIDKISKNVNSFDKTVENFDSFDKSTIEKDTHSQFVKLEHTCKSTKVNSNDSPVNRLRNAYTYWQSINANDYILSIIRDGYKIPFYTEPESCSLRNNKTAFDNAEFVESEITKLISRGCISQVSELPKVVNPLTVARNKEKFRLVLDCRHINPHLHKFRFKYEDAVEASHMFEKGDYLFTYDLRSAYHHIEIFEDHKTYLGFSWFHEHEKVTKYYVFNVLPFGISTAGYIFTKVVRCIVKYLRDQGLQIIMYLDDGIGGASEISKANFCSLTVRYALRSAGFLIAEEKCSWEPSQSVTWLGLVWDMKDGIVYVTETRLNKLKDTLNVIIHRLGKGEIKVTARFLASIIGQIISMQGAMGPVVRLRTRSMYDCLLYRASWNAPVLLNSKALDEIVFWKENVAILNGRDLSIVEQYSCIVYSDASGIGFGGYAVSISNTEVMGSWNSVESLKSSTWRELEAVYRVLLSLLVTLQGETIKWYTDNQNIVYIIKQGSKKGDLQLIAIKIANVCKLNNIVLLPQWVPREENVKADQISKSVDCDDWGIDPEVYSVLDNLWGPHTVDRFASDYNTKCLVFNSKHWCPNTSGINAFDQDWKNEINWIVPPPSLVSKCIQKMRQEKSIGTLIVPYWRSAPFWPILNVGIEGSQTFASFVGDSRVLSSSVVIRGRGKNGLFGKTDTNFSMLALKIRF